Proteins found in one Plectropomus leopardus isolate mb chromosome 9, YSFRI_Pleo_2.0, whole genome shotgun sequence genomic segment:
- the kdm2ab gene encoding lysine-specific demethylase 2A produces the protein MEDPHTRYSKRLRTGTRRRYQDDGISDDEIEGKRMFDLDEKLQCVRFNSDLIKHMEGKDFTFEYIQREGLRDPIIFETTDGLGIQMPDPDFSVSDVKLFVGSRRIVDVMDVNTQKGIEMSMAQWRRYYETPPSEREKLYNVISLEFSHTRLENLVKRPSSVDLIDWVDNMWPRHLKERQRDSTNAIIDMHYPKVQKYCLMSVQGCFTDFHIDFGGTSVWYHILRGGKVFWLIPPTPQNLEMYENWVLSGKQGDIFLGDKCHDCQRIELKQGNTFIIPSGWIHAVYTPEDTLVFGGNFLHSFNIPMQLNIYSIEDRTRVPAKFRYPFYYEMCWYVLERYLYCQTNISHLTPEFQKYSLGIGLTQSDLGINDHTKNGTSNGVDSDTEIKEIQIKEEEIKDEEEAAPVTRPRQILTPFELEGLWNLLGKLEELPAQKKCVPAGIMNPTALLEDMRSLLKEHASDDPKLSYTGEPIVRWPNRPSWYQPPTPPPPVIYRPRLGPSLHKPQRSAKRSSISALRRRRVRCKRCAGCCRKECGKCQYCHDMRKFGGPGRMKKGCIMRQCLMPALPNTARCAVCGEGESDESTVSTSSLMECSVCSQIAHRQCIKEPGEGKINKDLPSCWECPKCYQGKDSASESSSDEESGESEGSTSLPPSKLAYREGIGVGEGARRGRRRRSPSRPTAPPPSQKLLLQHQQSRKRANALELRLKKRIKLERSKILTKQSSLDRSPRLLGSRLLSRLRSSTSRLSQGRGRGSTWTSGSPYHSSSGGSFQQQSSLGLVLEPRGEPRRGRGRGVRLRGGGAGRGIRGGRSHDGLEEESEDSSSSSTNTSSSDEDEEEERGQNSGRGLDKENRPQSRRGGRAAKEREEEGSEVANQNGAEEDDEEEMELDSETGGKDGSYLKVTLQRPTRAKRDPSAIVPKLEAIAPQTATSTIHNQTRALARPPIRNRGPRPDQHPNRHTPPHTRSGHTDTRASHTERLEDSKKMRLSRPAKLSNGASSSSASELPHLRIPLSALQEGGSEADRENGGSGPGCEREVWVSVFRYLSRADLCVCMAVCKNWYKWCLDKRLWARIDLSIKRTVTPQALTGIIKRQPVTLDLSWTNISKKQLNWLVGRLPGLKDLMVAGCSWSSISALCSSGCPLLRSLDLRYADGVKDSQIRDLVTPPGCDNRSQLRTMQCLRLAGLDISDSTLRLVIRHMPHLTKLDLSHCNSLTDHSINLLTAVGSSTRNTLTELNLGGCSKLTDTCLKYLRRLSCISLLDLRGCKGVSRKACEAFISELSVNTLYCLSDEKLIQRIS, from the exons AATGCCTGACCCTGATTTCAGTGTGAGTGATGTCAAGTTGTTTGTTG GTAGCCGACGCATTGTAGATGTGATGGACGTGAACACCCAGAAGGGCATTGAGATGTCGATGGCTCAGTGGCGGCGTTACTATGAGACGCCGCCgtcagaaagagaaaaactcTACAATGTCATTAGCCTGGAGTTCAGCCACACCAGGCTGGAGAATCTTGTCAAACGACCGTCTTCG GTGGACCTTATTGACTGGGTGGACAACATGTGGCCCCGCCATCtcaaggagagacagagagactccACTAACGCCATAATTGACATGCATTATCCCAAAGTTCAGAA GTACTGTCTCATGAGTGTGCAGGGCTGCTTCACAGATTTTCACATCGACTTTGGGGGCACTTCAGTTTGGTACCACATCCTGCGAGGAGGAAAG GTGTTCTGGTTGATTCCACCCACACCACAGAACCTGGAGATGTATGAGAACTGGGTTTTATCAGGGAAACAGGGAGACATCTTCTTGGGGGACAAGTGTCATGATTGTCAGAGGATAGAGCTCAAGCAAGGCAACACCTTCATAATCCCGTCAG GATGGATCCATGCCGTGTACACCCCAGAGGACACGTTGGTGTTTGGGGGGAACTTCCTCCACAGCTTTAACATCCCCATGCAGCTCAACATCTACAGCATTGAGGATCGCACACGG GTGCCAGCAAAGTTCCGCTACCCGTTCTACTATGAGATGTGTTGGTACGTCCTGGAGAGATACCTCTACTGTCAGACTAACATCTCCCACCTCACTCCTGAGTTCCAAAAATACTCCCTCGGCATAG ggCTGACCCAGTCTGACCTTGGAATCAATGACCACACCAAGAATGGCACCTCCAATGGAGTTGACAGTGACACTGAAATCAAGGAGATCCAGATCAAGGAAGAAGAAATCAAAGACGAAGAGGAGGCAGCTCCAGTTACCAGACCTCGGCAGATACTGACTCCCTTTGAGCTGGAGGGACTGTGGAACCTCTTGGGGAAACTGGAGGAGCTGCCGGCACAGAAAAAGTGTGTCCCAGCAGGCATCATGAACCCCACAGCCTTGCTCGAAGACATGAGG AGTCTTCTGAAGGAGCATGCCAGTGATGACCCCAAGCTGTCCTACACTGGAGAGCCCATCGTCAGGTGGCCCAATAGG CCTTCATGGTACCAGCCCCCCACACCCCCTCCCCCCGTCATTTACCGTCCTCGGTTGGGTCCCTCTCTGCACAAGCCTCAGAGGTCCGCCAAACGCTCCTCCATCTCTGCCCTGAGGCGCAGACGGGTGAGGTGCAAGCGCTGTGCCGGGTGCTGCAGGAAGGAGTGCGGCAAATGCCAGTACTGCCATGACATGAGGAAGTTTGGCGGGCCTGGACGCATGAAGAAGGGCTGCATCATGAGACAGTGTCTAATG CCTGCCTTGCCGAACACAGCACGATGTGCTGTATGTGGAGAAGGGGAATCAGATGAATCAACTGTGAGCACTTCCTCTCTCATGGAGTGCTCTGTCTGCTCGCAGATTGCCCATCGTCAGTGCATTAAG GAACCTGGTGAGGGGAAGATCAATAAGGATTTGCCCAGCTGCTGGGAATGTCCCAAATGTTACCAAGGCAAAGACTCGGCATCAGAG TCTTCCAGCGATGAGGAAAGTGGAGAGTCGGAGGGCTCAACCTCTTTGCCACCGTCCAAACTCGCCTATCGGGAAGGCATTGGTGTAGGTGAAGGGGCGAGACGAGGGAGACGTAGGAGATCCCCATCCCGACCCACAGCACCACCACCTTCTCAGAAACTGCTACTGCAGCATCAACAGAGCCGCAAAAGAGCAAATGCACTGGAGCTCAGACTTAAGAAAAGG ATAAAACTAGAGCGCAGCAAAATCTTAACG AAACAGTCGTCTCTAGATCGTTCTCCAAGGCTGCTGGGCTCCAGGTTGCTGTCCCGGCTGCGCTCTTCAACCAGCAGACTATCTCAGGGCAGAGGTCGGGGCTCCACCTGGACCAGTGGCTCCCCTTATCACAGCTCTTCAGGAGGGTCCTTCCAGCAGCAGTCTTCCCTCGGTCTGGTACTCGAGCCCAGGGGAGAGCCCcgcagagggagggggagaggagtGAGGCTGCGGGGCGGAGGAGCGGGAAGAGGAATCAGAGGCGGTAGAAGCCATGACGGGttggaggaggagagcgaggacagcagcagcagcagcaccaacaccagcagcagcgacgaggacgaggaagaggagagggggcAGAACAGTGGGAGGGGGCTGGATAAAGAAAACCGGCCTCAGTCGAGGCGGGGAGGACGGGCAGccaaagaaagagaagaggaagggAGCGAGGTGGCCAACCAAAACGGTGCggaggaggatgatgaagaggagatgGAGCTGGACAGTGAAACGGGGGGCAAAGATGGCTCATATCTTAAAGTGACACTTCAAAGGCCAACCAGGGCCAAGCGAGACCCATCAGCCATCGTCCCCAAATTAGAAGCCATCGCCCCTCAAACTGCCACTTCCACGATACACAACCAGACACGAGCGCTGGCCAGACCCCCCATTAGAAATCGTGGCCCCCGCCCCGATCAACACCCCAATAGGCACACACCACCTCACACTCGcagtggacacacagacactcgCGCCTCTCACACAGAGAGGCTGGAGGACTCTAAGAAAATGAGGCTGAGCAGGCCGGCTAAACTGAGCAATGGcgcctcctcttcttcagctTCTGAGCTTCCCCATCTCCGCATCCCTCTGTCCGCcctgcaggagggagggagcgagGCAGACAGGGAGAACGGTGGGAGCGGGCCAGGCTGTGAGAGGGAGGTGTGGGTATCTGTCTTCCGTTACTTGAGTCGAGCAGATCTCTGCGTCTGCATGGCTGTCTGCAAGAACTGGTACAAATG GTGTTTAGACAAACGGCTTTGGGCACGGATTGACCTGAGCATCAAACGCACTGTTACTCCTCAGGCCCTAACAGGCATCATAAAGAGACAGCCGGTCACGCTCGATCTCTCTTGGACCAACATCTCTAAAAAACAACTCAACTGGCTTGTTGGCCGACTTCCTG GGCTGAAGGATCTGATGGTAGCAGGTTGTTCCTGGTCATCGATTTcagctctctgctcctctggtTGCCCTCTCCTTCGTTCTCTGGACCTGCGGTATGCAGACGGGGTCAAAGACTCTCAGATCAGGGATCTAGTCACCCCTCCAG GTTGTGACAATCGCAGTCAATTGCGGACCATGCAGTGTTTGCGACTAGCAGGTCTGGACATCAGTGACTCAACGCTGCGCCTGGTGATCCGCCACATGCCCCATTTAACAAAACTGGACCTCTCCCACTGCAACAGCCTCACTGACCACTCCATCAACCTGCTGACTGCAGTCGGCTCGTCCACAcgaaacacactcacagaacTAAACCTGGGAG GTTGCAGTAAACTGACAGACACGTGTCTCAAGTATCTCCGCCGCCTCTCTTGCATCTCACTGCTCGACCTGCGAGGCTGTAAAGGTGTCTCCCGCAAGGCCTGTGAGGCCTTCATCTCCGAGCTGTCAGTCAACACACTCTACTGCCTATCAGACGAAAAACTGATCCAGAGGATATCTTAA